CGGCTCAGCGATCCGCAGCCCAAGGCGCTGTTCTACACCCGTGCCGACAACCTGAACAACTGGCTGGGCGACGCTGCCACGCGGCTCGGCTCGCTGTCCCAGCGCCTCTCCGCCAGCGTCGGCCGGGTGCGTCTGGATGCTGACGTCGCCCCCGAACAGGAGCGCACAGGTATCGTGCCGCAGGTCAAGGAACAGGTCGTTGAAACGCCGTGGTTGCAGATCGACAACGTCTTCTTCGAGGCCCGCGGCCAGGCATGGGCCTTGTCGCATCTGCTGCGCGCGATCGAGGTTGATTTCGCCGACGTGCTGGCGAAGAAGAATGCCACCATCAGCGTTCGACAGATCATTCGTGAGCTGGAAGCCGCTCAGGAGCCGCTGTGGAGTCCGATGGTGCTCAACGGCAGCGGTTACGGTGTGCTGGCCAATCACTCGCTGGTGATGGCCAATTACATATCCCGCGCCAATGCGGCGATCATCGATCTGCGCAACCTGCTGTCGCAGGGATAGACGGGCAGCCTCAAGCCTCAGGCGGCAAGTAAAAGCGGCGCGGCAGCGTAGGCCAGGTCACGCTTCACCGACCCGGCGAGCGTAGGGTGGATGTAAAAAACGACATCCACCCTACGCTGGCTTGCAGCTTGCAGCTTGCAGCTTGCAGCTTGCAGCTTGCAGCTCAATCCAATCCGAGCTTCTTCAATCGATAGCGCATCGAGCGAAAGGTCAGGCCCAGGCGTTGGGCCGCCGCGGTGCGGTTCCAGCGGGTTTCCTCCAGCGCCTGCATGATCAGCTTGCGCTCGATCTCTTCCAGGTGATCTTCAAGATTGTCGATCTGCGCCAGGCTGGCTTCGCCGTTCTCCGGCAGGCCCGGGCTGTCGGCCAGGCGCAGGTCGCCAGCCTTGATCTCATCGTCTTCGCAAAGTGTGTAGGCGCGCTCGAGCATGTTCTCCAGCTCGCGAACGTTGCCCGGGAAGCGATAGCTTTCCAGCTTGGCCAGAGCTTCCGGGTGCAGGCGAGCGCTGTTGTCACCGCACTCTGCGGCAAGGCGTCGAAGCATGGCGTCGGCGAGCAGGCCGATGTCTTCGCGACGCTCGCGCAGAGGTGGCACGCGCAGTTCGATGACATTCAGGCGGTAATACAGATCCTGGCGGAAACGACCAGCGGCCACTTCGCTGGCGAGGTCTTTGTGAGTGGCGCAGAGGATGCGCACGTCGACCATCACTTCCTGAGCGCCGCCGACCGCGCGTACGGCCTTTTCCTGGATCGCGCGTAGCAGCTTGACCTGCATCGGCAGCGGCAGGTCGGCCACCTCGTCAAGGAACAGTGTGCCGCCATTGGCGGCCTGAAACAGACCAGGCTTGTCCTCGATGGCGCCACTGAAGCTGCCTTTCTTGTGGCCGAAGAACTCGCTTTCCATGAGCTCCGACGGGATCGCGCCGCAGTTGACCGGCACAAAGGGTTTTTCGCTGCGAGGGCCCTGCTCGTGAATCAGGCGGGCCACCAGCTCCTTGCCACTGCCGGACTCGCCGCTGATATAGACCGGCGCCTGGCTACGGGCGAGCTTGCCGATCTGCTTGCGTAGCGTCTTCATGGGCGGCGAGCTGCCCAGCAACCGGTTGTCCACTGGCATTTCCGCCGTGGGCGCACGCAGGCGCAGGGCGGTGCCGACCAGCTCGCGCAGGCGGTTGAGGTCCACCGGTTTGGTGAGGAAGTCGAATGCCCCGGCCTTGAGCGCGCCGATGGCGGTATCCAGGCTGCCGTATGCGGTGATCATCGCCACCGGCAGCTGCGGGTGCTGCTGCTGGATGTATTGCACCAGCTCCAGACCGCTGCCATCGGGCAGGCGCATATCGGTAAGGCACAGGTCGTAATGCTCGCGGGCCAGGCACTCGCGCGCTTCCTTGAGATTGCGAGCGCTGCGGGTATCGAGTTTCATGCGGCCAAGAGTGATTTCCAGCAGTTCGCGGATATCCGGCTCGTCATCGATGATCAGTGCTTTTTGGCGCGCGGTCATGGTCCTGCTCTTGATTCGTGAAGCGATGGTCGCCGGGGATGGCGGCTGACGAGCATGTTAACTCCGCCGGCGGTGTCGTGGCTGTCGCTTTGATCGATGTGTGATGTGTTGCCGGCAACCGGTCGGCGAGGCTCAGCTCGCCTTACGTGGGTGGGCGAAGACGATGCGAAAGCAGCTGCCGCCTTCGGCACGCTCGCGATAGTCCAGGCGCGCCTGATTGCTCTCGCACAGCTCGCGAGAGATATATAGCCCCAGCCCGGTGCCTTTGCTTTCGGTGGTGAAGAACGGCTCGAAGATGTTGTGCAGTTGCTCGGCCGCGATTCCTGGGCCGTCATCGAGTACTTCGACGATAGGCAGGTCGCTGGCTTCGTCACGGAACAGGCGCAGCCAGACCTGTGCCTGCGAGTTCTGCTGACCGCTGTAGCGCAGCCCGTTCTGAACCAGGTTGGTCAGCACCTGGGTCAGCTGATTGGGATCCATGCGGGTCTGCAGCGAGCTGCCGACGGTATCCAGGTGCAGGGTCTGCTGCGGGCTCAGCCCCTGGCGGAACTCGCTCGCGAAACGATGCAGCCAGTACTTCAGGTCCAGCAGCTGGGGTTCGGCCTGGCGCCGCCGGGAGAGCTGGAGGACGTTCTCGATCACCAGGTTCATCCGCCGCGAATGATCCTGGATGATCTGTGCCAGGCGGCGGTCTGGGCCATCCAGTTCTTCGGATTCCTGCAGCAGCTGCGCGGCATGGCTGATGGCGCCCAGTGGATTGCGGATTTCATGGGCGATGCTGGCCGTGAGGCGGCCGAGGGAGGCGAGCTTGAGCTGCTGTGCCTTCTGTGCGATCTGCGAGATGTCTTCGAGAAACACCAGCGTGTCGAGTTTGTTGCCGTGCTGTAGCGCGGCGAAGCTCGGCTGCAGCGTTGGGCCGCCAGGTGTTGCCCTGAGGTTCGGTGGGCGCAGGGTAGGGTTGCCTCGCCACTGTTGCAGTGCCTTGAGCAGCTCCGGGCAGCGTGGTGCGAGGCGCTCGCCTGCCAGTGAGTCCTGGCCGAGCAGTTGCAGTGCACCCTGATTGGCGAGTAGAACGCGTTCCTGGGGATCCAGCACCATGATGCCGGTGCGCATGCGCTGGAGGATCAGCGCGTTGAGCGCCTCCAGATTCGCTACCTCTTCCGCACGCTGGCGCGCCAGCGTCTCGCTGACCTGCAGGCGACGAGCCAGCCCCTGAACCAGGAAGGCGGCTGCAAAGCAGAGCGTGCCGAGCGCGCTGGCCTGAACGTACTGACTGCTGGCTTCTGGGCGTTGGATGCTGAGATAGAAGGTCAGATAGATCAGGCCCGTCGCAGCAACCGCGGCGATGAAGAAGCCCACCCTGCCACGCAGCAATATGTTGGCGATGGCGACGGCGACGATCAGCAGGTTGCCGATACCGCTCGGGGTGCCACCGCCGAAGTAGAACAGACCGGACAGCAGGATGACGTCCATCAGCGCCAGTCCGAGTACGGGCAGATCGCGCTCCGGGCTCTGCACCAGCACGGCAACGATGATGTTGAGGATCAGATAGAGCCAGGCACCGTACTGAAAGAGCTGCGGGTTGCTCATCTCCAGCAGGTCGTTGTGCAGGTCGGCGCTGATCAGCAGAACCAGCGCCAGACCGATGGTCAGACGATAGAGATGGTACAGGCGGAGGATCCGCCGCCCCTGATCGCCAAAGAAGGTGAGGTTTTCAGTGCCCACCAGGAGTGCTGTCCTGCTCCAGGTGAGCGCGGCTGCAGTACCAGCGGTCCTGCGACTGCAGCGCCTGGTCCTGCGGGACATGCACGCCGCACTGGGCGCAGCGCACCATGGGCAGGGTGGTGTGTCGAGGCTTGGGCGCGACCTTCTTTTGCGCGAAACGGCGCCAGAGCCAGAACGCGGCGCCAATCAGTGCGATCCAGAACAGCAGTCGAAACAGACCCATATCGATTCCTTCCTGATTAAGCGTGGTGGCCTGCGATCAATCGAACCCGGCCACTGCCGGCCCGTCTCGCTGCCGTAGCGCCGAGGGCAAGCTCGGCGCTACGGCAGCCGGTCAGCTGTTAGTCGAACAGGCCGAAGGTCAGGCGGCTCCACCAGGAGCGCTCTTCGCCTTGCTGTTCTGCTTCCTTGAGTACCGGGCGAAGCTCTTCGGGGAGGTCCTGAGCGGCCGTTTCATACTGGCGGAGCACATCGCGATTGGCGCGCGAGGTGTCCGGGCGGGGAGCCTCGCCTTCGATAAGGCCGAGGGTGGCCTTGCTCAGCCAGCTGCGGTTGTCGTCTTCCG
This DNA window, taken from Pseudomonas sp. FeN3W, encodes the following:
- a CDS encoding sigma-54 dependent transcriptional regulator → MTARQKALIIDDEPDIRELLEITLGRMKLDTRSARNLKEARECLAREHYDLCLTDMRLPDGSGLELVQYIQQQHPQLPVAMITAYGSLDTAIGALKAGAFDFLTKPVDLNRLRELVGTALRLRAPTAEMPVDNRLLGSSPPMKTLRKQIGKLARSQAPVYISGESGSGKELVARLIHEQGPRSEKPFVPVNCGAIPSELMESEFFGHKKGSFSGAIEDKPGLFQAANGGTLFLDEVADLPLPMQVKLLRAIQEKAVRAVGGAQEVMVDVRILCATHKDLASEVAAGRFRQDLYYRLNVIELRVPPLRERREDIGLLADAMLRRLAAECGDNSARLHPEALAKLESYRFPGNVRELENMLERAYTLCEDDEIKAGDLRLADSPGLPENGEASLAQIDNLEDHLEEIERKLIMQALEETRWNRTAAAQRLGLTFRSMRYRLKKLGLD
- a CDS encoding ATP-binding protein, with the translated sequence MGTENLTFFGDQGRRILRLYHLYRLTIGLALVLLISADLHNDLLEMSNPQLFQYGAWLYLILNIIVAVLVQSPERDLPVLGLALMDVILLSGLFYFGGGTPSGIGNLLIVAVAIANILLRGRVGFFIAAVAATGLIYLTFYLSIQRPEASSQYVQASALGTLCFAAAFLVQGLARRLQVSETLARQRAEEVANLEALNALILQRMRTGIMVLDPQERVLLANQGALQLLGQDSLAGERLAPRCPELLKALQQWRGNPTLRPPNLRATPGGPTLQPSFAALQHGNKLDTLVFLEDISQIAQKAQQLKLASLGRLTASIAHEIRNPLGAISHAAQLLQESEELDGPDRRLAQIIQDHSRRMNLVIENVLQLSRRRQAEPQLLDLKYWLHRFASEFRQGLSPQQTLHLDTVGSSLQTRMDPNQLTQVLTNLVQNGLRYSGQQNSQAQVWLRLFRDEASDLPIVEVLDDGPGIAAEQLHNIFEPFFTTESKGTGLGLYISRELCESNQARLDYRERAEGGSCFRIVFAHPRKAS
- a CDS encoding PP0621 family protein, encoding MGLFRLLFWIALIGAAFWLWRRFAQKKVAPKPRHTTLPMVRCAQCGVHVPQDQALQSQDRWYCSRAHLEQDSTPGGH